In Cedecea neteri, a single genomic region encodes these proteins:
- a CDS encoding bifunctional helix-turn-helix transcriptional regulator/GNAT family N-acetyltransferase, with protein MQTNEIEEFRAALREMVRELGMLNRKSSGTDLSPLQSHILIELDREPAGVTELARRLCVEKSSISRTLRGLESANLLARMQDENDGRATVFNLSQEGIAALKDLTKHANDFTAQALSLASDSEKQQIYQSVKSLTRALVNARSQRDLQVQIRPIRPEDNLAIAEVIRQSFCDNKIDHLEGVSLHDPALNDLTSAYQKPGSGYWVVEHEGKILGGVGIAPLQGAGEEYCELQKLYLDSNVTGMGLGRRLMALAIEQAEAFGYRYCYLETLDELSSAVSLYEAFGFKHLDGSLGNTGHNSCEICMLKTLQ; from the coding sequence ATGCAGACCAACGAAATTGAAGAATTCCGAGCCGCGCTGCGCGAGATGGTGCGCGAGCTGGGCATGCTGAACAGGAAAAGCAGCGGGACCGATCTGTCGCCGTTACAAAGCCATATTTTGATCGAACTCGATCGCGAGCCCGCCGGGGTAACGGAGCTTGCCCGCCGCCTGTGCGTGGAAAAATCCAGCATTAGCAGAACGCTTCGCGGTCTTGAAAGTGCCAATCTGTTGGCAAGAATGCAGGATGAAAACGACGGGAGAGCCACTGTGTTCAACCTGAGCCAGGAGGGCATTGCCGCACTGAAAGATCTCACCAAACACGCTAACGACTTCACGGCCCAGGCTCTTTCTCTGGCATCAGACAGCGAAAAACAGCAGATCTATCAGTCGGTCAAATCGCTGACTCGCGCGCTGGTCAATGCCCGCAGCCAGCGGGATCTTCAGGTTCAGATTCGGCCCATTCGCCCAGAGGACAATCTCGCTATCGCCGAGGTTATCCGCCAAAGCTTCTGTGATAATAAAATCGATCATCTCGAAGGCGTGAGCCTGCACGATCCGGCGCTGAATGACCTGACCAGCGCCTACCAAAAACCCGGGTCTGGCTACTGGGTAGTTGAACACGAAGGCAAAATTTTAGGCGGCGTTGGCATCGCCCCGCTGCAGGGTGCAGGCGAAGAATATTGTGAATTACAAAAACTCTATCTGGACAGCAACGTGACGGGAATGGGCCTGGGAAGACGCCTGATGGCGCTGGCGATAGAGCAAGCCGAAGCGTTCGGCTATCGTTACTGCTACCTGGAGACGCTCGATGAGCTCAGCTCGGCGGTCTCACTCTACGAAGCATTTGGTTTCAAACACCTGGACGGCAGCCTGGGCAACACTGGCCACAACAGCTGTGAAATCTGCATGCTTAAAACGCTGCAATAG
- the kbaZ gene encoding tagatose-bisphosphate aldolase subunit KbaZ — protein sequence MKQLIEFVANHKRNNQHGIFAVCSAHPLVLEAAMRHAREAGTSLLIEATSNQVDQYGGYTGMTPADFCGFVYQLAEQHRFPYANLILGGDHLGPNRWQTRPAEEAMSHAEELIRSYVAAGFKKIHLDCSMSCADDPVPLMDDVVAGRAARLALIAEQTCIDHFGHADLVYIIGTEVPVPGGAHETLAELAVTTPQAADATLEAHRRAFSEQGLSEIWPRIIGLVVQPGVEFDHTQVIDYQPEKARALSKLIADSPSMVFEAHSTDYQTTQALHQLVEDHFAILKVGPALTFALREALFSLSAIERELLPAHKCSGLRDVLESVMLDHPEHWQQHYHGNGDALRLARGYSYSDRVRYYWPDRDIDEAYDVLVRNLAHEPIPLPLISQYLPLQYAKVREAQLAARPHELIIDHIQDVLRQYHAACHGELPPH from the coding sequence GTGAAACAGTTGATCGAATTTGTCGCTAACCACAAACGGAACAACCAGCACGGGATCTTTGCGGTGTGCTCCGCGCATCCGCTGGTACTTGAGGCCGCCATGCGCCACGCTCGCGAAGCCGGCACCAGCTTGCTTATCGAAGCGACCTCTAACCAGGTGGACCAGTACGGCGGCTATACCGGAATGACGCCTGCGGATTTCTGCGGTTTCGTTTATCAACTCGCGGAACAACACCGCTTTCCTTATGCCAACCTGATACTCGGCGGCGACCATCTTGGGCCAAACCGCTGGCAAACCCGGCCAGCCGAAGAGGCAATGTCCCATGCCGAAGAGCTGATCCGCAGCTATGTCGCCGCAGGCTTCAAAAAAATACACCTCGACTGCAGCATGTCTTGTGCAGACGATCCCGTGCCGCTCATGGATGACGTCGTTGCCGGGCGAGCAGCCAGACTGGCGCTGATTGCTGAGCAAACCTGTATCGACCACTTTGGCCATGCCGATCTGGTGTACATCATCGGCACTGAAGTACCGGTGCCTGGCGGTGCCCATGAAACTCTCGCTGAGCTCGCCGTCACAACTCCGCAGGCCGCAGATGCCACGCTGGAAGCTCACCGTCGGGCCTTTTCTGAACAGGGGCTAAGTGAAATCTGGCCGCGAATTATTGGCCTTGTTGTTCAACCCGGCGTCGAGTTCGACCACACCCAGGTGATTGACTACCAGCCGGAAAAAGCCCGGGCGCTAAGCAAACTCATTGCAGATTCGCCCTCGATGGTTTTTGAAGCGCATTCAACGGATTACCAGACCACGCAGGCGCTGCATCAGTTAGTGGAAGATCACTTTGCGATACTAAAAGTCGGCCCGGCCCTGACTTTTGCCCTACGTGAAGCCCTTTTTTCGCTCTCAGCCATTGAGCGAGAACTGCTCCCGGCACACAAATGCTCCGGCCTGAGGGACGTCCTGGAAAGCGTGATGCTTGACCACCCGGAGCACTGGCAGCAGCACTATCACGGCAACGGCGATGCGCTACGCCTGGCACGCGGCTACAGCTACTCTGACCGGGTACGCTACTACTGGCCGGATCGCGACATCGATGAGGCTTACGATGTGCTGGTCAGAAACCTTGCCCATGAACCCATTCCGCTACCGTTAATCAGCCAGTATTTGCCGCTTCAGTACGCCAAAGTGCGGGAAGCACAGCTGGCCGCCAGGCCTCATGAGCTGATTATCGACCATATTCAGGATGTGCTGCGCCAGTATCACGCGGCCTGTCACGGTGAGTTACCTCCTCATTAA
- a CDS encoding DeoR family transcriptional regulator — translation MRNSDTATDKRIPGTSERREQIIQRLRQQGSVQVNDLSSFFGVSTVTIRNDLAFLEKQGIAVRAYGGALICEPGSAVAEPSVEDKSSLNTTLKRSIARVAAGLIQSGDKVILDSGTTTYEIARMMLQHKEVIAMTNGINVANALLEAEGVEVLMTGGHLRRQSLSFYGDSAEQSLQNYHFDMLFLGVDAIDPERGVSTHNEDEARLNRKMCEVAERIIVVTDSSKFNRSSLHKIIDIQRIHRVITDKGIPADSLIALRKSGIDVVLVGD, via the coding sequence ATGAGAAACAGTGATACCGCAACGGACAAACGTATTCCGGGTACCAGCGAAAGACGCGAACAGATTATTCAGCGTCTTCGCCAGCAGGGAAGCGTGCAGGTTAATGATTTATCTTCTTTTTTTGGTGTTTCAACCGTCACAATCCGCAACGATCTTGCGTTTCTTGAAAAGCAGGGCATTGCGGTTCGTGCCTACGGCGGGGCGTTGATCTGTGAGCCTGGTAGCGCGGTAGCAGAGCCTTCGGTGGAAGATAAAAGCTCGCTGAATACTACACTGAAGCGCAGCATCGCTCGTGTGGCGGCAGGTTTGATCCAGTCCGGAGATAAGGTGATTCTGGACTCCGGTACCACGACATATGAAATTGCCCGGATGATGCTGCAGCATAAAGAAGTGATCGCCATGACCAACGGCATCAACGTAGCTAACGCCCTGTTGGAAGCAGAAGGGGTAGAGGTGCTGATGACAGGCGGGCACCTGCGTCGTCAGTCACTGTCGTTTTACGGCGATAGCGCGGAACAGTCGCTGCAAAATTATCATTTCGACATGCTGTTCCTCGGGGTAGATGCTATCGATCCGGAACGCGGCGTGAGCACTCATAATGAGGATGAAGCGCGCCTCAACCGCAAAATGTGCGAGGTCGCCGAGCGGATTATCGTGGTGACCGATTCCAGCAAATTTAACCGCTCCAGCCTGCATAAAATCATCGATATCCAGCGAATTCACCGGGTGATTACCGATAAAGGCATTCCGGCAGATAGCCTGATTGCGCTGCGCAAGAGTGGCATTGATGTTGTGCTGGTGGGCGACTAG
- a CDS encoding MFS transporter produces MTINSTPTLADVQSREQHATRAIFFMAGLAMSSWAPLIPFAKARLDINDGALGLLLFCIAAGSMLVMPFTGRLITRFGCRRLMILSVLGLAADLPLLMLFDQREAMALALLLFGTFNGMLDVAMNAHAVVVEQESEQAKMSGFHGFYSIGSIAGAGSVSFFLWLGATPLLAVCAITVFLALLLAASARNILPKQNGATSGKGETLRVLSHPPVLVIAILCFFVFMLEGAMLDWSAVFMTSERGMSASLAGFGYTLYSITVTLGRLSGDRLVSALGGKLVLLLGCAIAGTGIALLVFTHWGTLPGFILVGAGLANIIPIIFTSAGNQPGVSADFAIPAVTLFGYSGLLAGPALIGFIAHHIGLSLTFSGALLLLFFVASGSPFISRQR; encoded by the coding sequence ATGACGATTAACTCAACCCCAACCCTGGCGGACGTACAGTCACGGGAACAGCACGCCACGCGCGCCATATTTTTCATGGCCGGTTTAGCCATGTCGTCCTGGGCCCCGCTAATTCCTTTCGCCAAAGCACGGCTGGATATCAACGACGGCGCTTTAGGGCTGCTGCTCTTTTGCATCGCCGCGGGCTCAATGCTCGTTATGCCATTTACCGGCCGCCTGATTACACGCTTTGGCTGCCGCCGGCTGATGATCCTCAGCGTGCTGGGGCTTGCCGCGGATTTACCGCTGCTGATGCTGTTTGACCAGCGCGAAGCCATGGCGTTGGCTTTGCTGCTCTTCGGCACCTTCAACGGCATGCTCGACGTCGCTATGAACGCCCATGCAGTGGTGGTCGAACAGGAAAGCGAGCAGGCAAAAATGTCCGGTTTTCATGGCTTTTACAGCATCGGCAGCATTGCCGGCGCGGGCAGCGTCAGCTTCTTTCTGTGGCTGGGGGCAACGCCGTTGCTTGCCGTGTGCGCCATCACCGTTTTTCTGGCTTTGCTGCTTGCTGCCTCTGCCCGGAACATTTTGCCCAAACAAAATGGAGCCACAAGCGGCAAAGGCGAGACGCTACGCGTGCTGAGCCATCCGCCCGTGTTGGTCATCGCGATACTTTGCTTTTTCGTCTTTATGCTTGAAGGCGCCATGCTGGACTGGTCGGCGGTATTTATGACCTCGGAGCGCGGCATGAGCGCTTCGCTCGCGGGCTTCGGCTACACCTTATATTCCATTACCGTCACCCTTGGGCGGCTCAGCGGCGATCGTCTGGTCAGCGCCCTGGGCGGCAAGCTCGTGCTGCTCCTCGGCTGCGCTATTGCTGGCACCGGGATTGCCCTGCTCGTCTTTACCCATTGGGGCACCCTGCCGGGGTTTATCCTGGTCGGAGCCGGTCTCGCCAACATTATTCCCATTATCTTCACCTCCGCCGGTAACCAGCCGGGGGTTTCAGCAGATTTCGCCATCCCTGCCGTCACGCTTTTTGGCTACAGCGGCCTGCTCGCAGGGCCTGCGCTGATTGGCTTTATCGCCCATCACATTGGGCTCAGTTTGACCTTCAGTGGTGCCCTGTTGCTGCTTTTCTTTGTGGCTTCAGGTTCGCCGTTTATTTCTCGCCAGCGTTAA
- a CDS encoding AAA family ATPase — translation MIKSLYIDNYRSVRKLSIDLGRLNVVFGPNGCGKSNIYKAIHLIHGAGSGQLSHWLSDEGGIQKAMWAGDRARGYASAPRRLTLAVETDTFEYELQVGFPEPLPYPTMFSLDPIVKEEQIWLSGYRRRPSSSVMQRRNQTVFLNNVNGEKVTHAATLYENESLFGQLGEPHLYPEVSSARETLRNWRFYHEFDISKGAGLRLPQVGYRSPVLSGDGLNLAAAFQTIVEIGDSELMFTVLEEAFPECTFFCDNSGGRFQMMMNRQGINRPLESAEFSDGTLRFLCLTVALLSPRPPQFIALNEPENSLHPQMLPALARLIAEASRYTQIWLTSHSPELATLIEKHTAFTLYELGIEKGETTMTQLA, via the coding sequence ATGATCAAATCCCTCTACATCGACAACTACCGTTCCGTGCGTAAGCTTTCCATTGATTTGGGGAGATTGAACGTGGTGTTTGGGCCCAACGGGTGCGGTAAGTCTAATATTTATAAGGCGATCCATCTGATCCACGGCGCGGGGAGTGGGCAATTGTCCCATTGGCTTTCTGATGAAGGCGGGATCCAGAAAGCGATGTGGGCGGGCGATCGTGCCCGCGGCTACGCCAGCGCGCCGCGCAGACTGACGCTGGCGGTCGAAACCGACACGTTTGAATATGAACTACAGGTGGGCTTCCCTGAGCCGCTGCCGTACCCGACGATGTTTAGCCTCGATCCTATCGTGAAAGAGGAGCAAATCTGGCTCAGCGGCTACCGGCGTCGTCCTTCGTCGTCGGTAATGCAGCGGCGTAATCAGACGGTTTTTCTTAATAACGTCAACGGCGAAAAGGTCACTCACGCCGCCACGCTATATGAAAATGAATCCCTCTTTGGCCAGCTTGGCGAGCCTCATTTGTACCCGGAAGTCTCCAGCGCCAGGGAGACGCTGCGTAACTGGCGTTTCTACCACGAGTTCGATATTTCCAAAGGCGCTGGCCTGAGGCTGCCTCAGGTGGGCTATCGTTCCCCGGTGCTGTCCGGCGATGGCCTGAACCTGGCCGCCGCGTTTCAGACCATCGTCGAAATTGGCGACAGCGAGCTGATGTTTACCGTGCTGGAGGAGGCTTTCCCGGAATGTACGTTTTTCTGTGATAACAGCGGCGGGCGCTTCCAGATGATGATGAACCGACAGGGGATAAATCGCCCGCTGGAGTCCGCGGAGTTTTCAGACGGCACGCTGCGTTTTCTCTGCCTGACGGTGGCGCTGCTCAGCCCGAGACCGCCGCAGTTCATCGCCCTAAATGAGCCTGAAAATAGCCTGCATCCGCAAATGCTTCCGGCGCTTGCCCGCCTGATTGCCGAGGCGAGCCGCTACACGCAGATTTGGCTCACCAGCCATTCCCCTGAACTGGCCACCCTTATCGAAAAACACACGGCGTTTACGCTGTACGAGCTGGGTATTGAGAAAGGGGAAACCACGATGACTCAGCTGGCCTGA